The DNA window GAGTTGCGTATCAGCACGCTGAATTCACCGCTGACCTATTTCAACACCAAGCAAGGGCCGGGTGGGCTCGACTACGAACTGGCCAAGCGCTTCGCCAACTACCTCGGGGTGAAGCTGGTGGTGATCCCCCATCAGAACATCAATGACCTGTTCGACGATCTGGACGACGATGACGCCGACCTGCTGGCGGCGGGCCTGATCTACAACCAGGAGCGCCTCAGCCGCGCGCGCACCGGCCCGGCCTACTATTCCGTTTCCCAACAGCTGGTGTACCGGCTGGGCACCGCGCGGCCGAAAAGCTTCGCCGACATTAAAGGCAAGCTGGCGGTCGCCTCCGGTTCCGCGCACGTCAGCACGTTAAAGCAGCTCAAGCAGGATAAATACCCGGACCTCGCCTGGGAGTCCTCCAGCGATCTCACCTCCAAAGAGCTGCTGGAACGGGTTGCCGACGGCAAGCTGGATTACACCCTCGGCGATTCGGTGACCATCGCGCTGCTGCAGCGCATCCATCCGCAGCTGGCGGTGGCATTCGACGTCACCGACGAAGAACCGGTCACCTGGTACCTCAAACGTGACGGCGACGACAGCCTGTACGCGGCGATGCTGGATTTCTACAGTCAGATGGTGGACGACGGCACCCTGGCGCGGCTGGAAGAGAAATACCTCGGCCACGTCGGCAGCTTCGACTATGTGGACACCAAAACCTTCCTGTCGGCCATCGACTCGGTGCTGCCCAACTTCCGCCCGCTGTTCGAGAAGCACGCCAACGAGATCGACTGGAAGCTGCTGGCGGCCATCGCCTATCAGGAATCGCACTGGAATCCGCAGGCCACCTCTCCCACCGGCGTGCGCGGCCTGATGATGCTGACCCGCGCCACCGCCGACGGCCTGGGGGTCAATGACCGCCTCGATCCGGAAGAGAGCATTCAGGGCGGCGCCCTTTACCTGCAGCGGCTGATGGCCAAGGTGCCGGACAGCGTGCCGGAAGACGAACGCATCTGGTTCTCGCTGGCGGCCTACAACATGGGTTGGGGCCATATGCTGGACGCGCGCAAGCTGACCAAGACGCAAAAAGGCAACCCGGACAGCTGGGTCGACGTCAAGCAGCGCCTGCCGATGCTCAGCCAAAAGCGCTACTATCCGCAGCTGACCTATGGCTATGCGCGCGGGCGTGAAGCCTACAACTATGTAGAAAACATCCGCCGCTACCAGGTCAGCC is part of the Serratia surfactantfaciens genome and encodes:
- the mltF gene encoding membrane-bound lytic murein transglycosylase MltF — translated: MKRLKINYILIGVVTLLLALALWPNITWRSGQGGQLQEIISRGELRISTLNSPLTYFNTKQGPGGLDYELAKRFANYLGVKLVVIPHQNINDLFDDLDDDDADLLAAGLIYNQERLSRARTGPAYYSVSQQLVYRLGTARPKSFADIKGKLAVASGSAHVSTLKQLKQDKYPDLAWESSSDLTSKELLERVADGKLDYTLGDSVTIALLQRIHPQLAVAFDVTDEEPVTWYLKRDGDDSLYAAMLDFYSQMVDDGTLARLEEKYLGHVGSFDYVDTKTFLSAIDSVLPNFRPLFEKHANEIDWKLLAAIAYQESHWNPQATSPTGVRGLMMLTRATADGLGVNDRLDPEESIQGGALYLQRLMAKVPDSVPEDERIWFSLAAYNMGWGHMLDARKLTKTQKGNPDSWVDVKQRLPMLSQKRYYPQLTYGYARGREAYNYVENIRRYQVSLVGYLQEKERKAAQAAAEQEALGKGYPTVMPELALNY